TAAGCTTTACGAAATGGTATGACTATTTTTTTATTTTGAATATGAACAAAGAGGTGTCGATATGACAGTCATACAAAATTTAATTGAAAATGGGAACTTTGAAAGAGGAGAGCTATCTCCTTGGAAAGGAAAGAATGTCGATGTAATTGCCTCTCCATGTCCAGTAGTTGTAGGTGACTTTAGTGGTAGGTTAAAAGGAGGAGAAGTAGTCGCATCAATTTTTCAAAACTTCAACGTTGTTACAGGAGAAGTTTATCAACTAACCTTGTCGATCTCGACGGCGAGGAAAGGAACGTCTCCTCCTCTTCGCATTCGAGTGGAATACCTTAATCGTATATTAGAAGTCGTTGGATTTGGTTTGGAGGAATCAATTTCTCAAAGTCAATTACCCAACGGGGCTGACGGCAAGTTTACTACTGTCCAATTCATAACAACTGTTGTACCAGAAGAGGCAAGGTTTGCACGTCTCATCATTGAGAAACAAGGATTAGCTTTTTCACCAAGTGTCGTAATCGATAATGTTTTAATGATTCGGATTATAGCTGAACAAACTCCAATACCGAATACGTATGTCGGAAATACTGGTACAGATACCACTTCAATTATATTTGAGGATCGTTTTAATACACTTACAGTTGGGAACACTCCCAATGCCATGATTCGCGCATTTAATGGAGAAAAACGGTTGTTATATATTGCTTTTGGAAATGAACAATATGTTTCTGTCATTGATGTGTCCGCTCAAGAAGAATTAACAACGATTCCTGTAAGTGGTGTTACTGATTTCTATTACAATCGAAACATTGCGGTTAGTCCAGATGGTTCGAAAGTGTTCATCACGACTAATGCTGAAGCAGGATTCGTAAATGTCATTGATACGAGCACAAATCAATTAGCGGGAGTAGTGACGGTAGGTGAAAACCCAACGGCTGTTGAGATTTCGAGTAATGGGCTGAATTTATATGTTGCAAGCGTGGGATCTACATCTGTTGTTCAAATTGATACGGAGAGTTTAGTGATAACTGAAACGTATACTCTTAATTCGAACTATAGTTTTACTTTATTTTTAGCTTTGGCTTCGAATGATCAACAGGTAATTATAGGGAGTCAAGGGGACCCCGAAAAACAGGGAGACGATGATCCTATTTCAGCGAGATTTTCGGTAGTGGAGGTTAGTAGTGGTGAGACGAAAACAGAAAATATATTTGGTGGTTCTAATCTTATGTTTAGTATGGTGATCTCCCTAGATGAGGAGTTTGTGTATTTTGGCAACGAAATTGAAGATAATGAAGGTTGTGATATCGCACTATTTTACGTGTATGATACGTCTGACTATAAAGAAGTGACTTTTCTTCAGTTAGGAGTAGCAGTAGTAGATACTAGCAATCCAAATGTGATTACACAGGCATCCGAAGGTGACAACGAAGATTTTGTCTTTGTATCAGTGGTAGGACTTAATATTAGTGACATCTTTGAGATTAGCCGTTGTGGAGATACCTTCACAAATGTGACTAATATTTGTATACCAGGCCTTACTAGTTCTGGATTTGACAGAGGGTATATTTCTATATC
This portion of the Bacillus carboniphilus genome encodes:
- a CDS encoding NTTRR-F1 domain, whose amino-acid sequence is MTVIQNLIENGNFERGELSPWKGKNVDVIASPCPVVVGDFSGRLKGGEVVASIFQNFNVVTGEVYQLTLSISTARKGTSPPLRIRVEYLNRILEVVGFGLEESISQSQLPNGADGKFTTVQFITTVVPEEARFARLIIEKQGLAFSPSVVIDNVLMIRIIAEQTPIPNTYVGNTGTDTTSIIFEDRFNTLTVGNTPNAMIRAFNGEKRLLYIAFGNEQYVSVIDVSAQEELTTIPVSGVTDFYYNRNIAVSPDGSKVFITTNAEAGFVNVIDTSTNQLAGVVTVGENPTAVEISSNGLNLYVASVGSTSVVQIDTESLVITETYTLNSNYSFTLFLALASNDQQVIIGSQGDPEKQGDDDPISARFSVVEVSSGETKTENIFGGSNLMFSMVISLDEEFVYFGNEIEDNEGCDIALFYVYDTSDYKEVTFLQLGVAVVDTSNPNVITQASEGDNEDFVFVSVVGLNISDIFEISRCGDTFTNVTNICIPGLTSSGFDRGYISISSDGTQIVTANEGENTISFVPTDTFNIRLTLEVGTGPAILVVD